A single Paenibacillus kribbensis DNA region contains:
- the asnS gene encoding asparagine--tRNA ligase, giving the protein MTNKSTIAQVGRHVGETVTIGAWVNNKRSSGKIQFLQLRDGSGYIQGVIVKSEVSEDIWNDAKSLTQESSLYVTGVVREEPRSQSGFELTVTGIEIIHLTENYPITPKEHGVDFLMDHRHLWLRSAKQRAVLIVRAEIIRAVQEFFNSNGFTKVDPPILTPSSAEGTTELFHIKYFDEDAYLTQSGQLYMEAAAMALGKVYSFGPTFRAEKSKTRRHLIEFWMIEPEMAFVDHEESLRIQEQFVSHIVQSVLKNCAKELETIGRDVSKLEQIQGEFPRITYDEAIAFLQGEGFDIPWGEDFGAPHETAIADKYNKPVFITHWPAHIKAFYMKPDPTRPEVVLCADMIAPEGYGEIIGGSQRIDDPALMEERFNEHNLAREAYQWYMDLRTYGSVPHSGFGLGLERTVAWICGLDHVRETIPFPRMLYRLYP; this is encoded by the coding sequence ATGACGAATAAAAGTACGATTGCCCAAGTAGGCCGCCATGTAGGGGAAACGGTTACAATCGGCGCTTGGGTAAACAATAAAAGATCTAGCGGTAAAATTCAGTTTCTGCAACTGCGTGACGGTAGCGGATATATTCAAGGGGTTATCGTAAAAAGCGAAGTGTCCGAGGACATTTGGAATGATGCCAAATCCTTGACTCAAGAAAGCTCCCTGTATGTGACTGGAGTCGTGCGTGAGGAACCGCGTAGCCAATCAGGCTTTGAATTAACGGTTACAGGCATTGAAATTATTCATCTGACTGAAAACTACCCGATTACACCAAAAGAGCATGGGGTAGATTTTCTGATGGATCACCGTCATTTGTGGCTGCGTTCCGCCAAGCAACGTGCTGTTCTGATCGTACGGGCAGAGATCATCCGTGCTGTACAGGAATTTTTTAATAGCAACGGCTTTACGAAGGTGGACCCGCCGATTTTGACGCCTTCTTCCGCAGAAGGCACAACAGAGCTGTTCCACATCAAATATTTTGACGAAGATGCATATTTGACACAAAGTGGACAATTGTATATGGAAGCGGCAGCGATGGCTTTGGGTAAGGTATATTCCTTTGGCCCAACGTTCCGTGCGGAAAAGTCCAAAACACGTCGTCACCTGATTGAGTTCTGGATGATTGAGCCGGAAATGGCTTTTGTGGATCATGAAGAATCCTTGCGCATCCAGGAGCAGTTTGTAAGCCATATCGTACAGTCTGTTCTGAAAAATTGTGCAAAGGAACTTGAAACGATTGGACGCGATGTTTCGAAGCTGGAGCAAATTCAAGGCGAATTCCCGCGCATCACGTATGATGAGGCGATTGCGTTCCTCCAAGGTGAAGGATTCGATATTCCTTGGGGTGAAGACTTTGGCGCTCCTCATGAAACGGCTATTGCCGACAAATACAACAAGCCTGTATTCATTACACATTGGCCGGCTCACATTAAGGCATTTTATATGAAACCCGACCCAACTCGTCCAGAGGTTGTTTTGTGTGCCGATATGATCGCTCCTGAAGGCTACGGCGAAATTATCGGGGGTTCCCAACGGATTGATGATCCGGCCTTGATGGAAGAGCGTTTTAACGAGCATAACCTAGCACGCGAAGCTTACCAGTGGTATATGGATCTGCGCACCTATGGCAGCGTTCCGCATTCCGGCTTTGGACTGGGACTGGAGCGTACAGTAGCCTGGATTTGCGGGCTCGATCATGTACGTGAAACGATTCCGTTCCCACGTATGCTGTATCGTCTGTATCCGTAA
- a CDS encoding DnaD domain-containing protein, with the protein MTGSFDKTSAAGWAEGAAFAMEAGMVQIPYALLKHYRTLRLTDGEMLLLMQLLAFKQAERNEFPTWEQLQARLGCTANEIALYFSKLTKEGFLRIDSVEDRSSSVQFERYNLTGLYRKLAECMIAERTEPDDEDDFLFAGQPEIQNGTTQSLPTEERNLFTIFEKEFGRPLSPMEYETINSWMDQDRYPEELILLALKEAVFAGKVHFRYIDRILLEWSRNRVRNAQDAKEYAQRFRGGGRS; encoded by the coding sequence ATGACCGGATCATTCGACAAGACATCTGCGGCTGGGTGGGCGGAGGGAGCAGCCTTTGCTATGGAAGCCGGAATGGTCCAGATTCCCTACGCCCTGCTCAAGCATTATCGGACGCTTCGGCTGACGGATGGTGAAATGCTGCTGCTGATGCAGCTACTTGCTTTTAAACAGGCGGAACGTAATGAATTTCCAACATGGGAGCAGTTACAGGCCCGTCTTGGATGTACTGCGAACGAAATCGCGCTCTATTTCAGCAAGCTGACGAAAGAAGGCTTTTTGCGAATTGATTCTGTGGAGGACCGTAGCTCATCCGTACAATTTGAACGCTACAATTTGACGGGACTGTATCGTAAGCTGGCGGAGTGTATGATTGCCGAGCGTACGGAGCCAGACGATGAGGACGACTTTTTGTTTGCCGGGCAACCTGAGATTCAGAATGGAACAACGCAATCTTTGCCTACAGAAGAACGAAATTTGTTCACGATTTTCGAGAAAGAATTTGGTCGGCCGCTGTCACCGATGGAATACGAGACGATCAACAGTTGGATGGATCAGGATCGTTATCCCGAAGAGCTGATTTTGCTGGCTTTGAAGGAAGCGGTGTTTGCAGGAAAGGTGCACTTCCGATATATAGACCGCATATTGCTGGAGTGGAGTCGAAACCGTGTGCGCAATGCACAGGATGCCAAAGAATACGCCCAGCGATTCCGTGGTGGCGGACGCAGCTAA
- a CDS encoding RNA polymerase sigma factor, translating into MIEDTPLRLEGVSFLNIFKKICRGRKFSDVYSIGKGESVIDIERIIERIRSGDRQAFREIVELYSKHVFHIAYSVLHDSKEAEDAAQEAFVQVYKSLPQYRNEGFKTWLSRIALHKALDIKRKQDRRPTELVDVAQTLVQFPSRDEDMLSRLIREERNVELSEKIAQLPQQHRDIIRAYYMQGKTYDQIADETQVALKTVESRLYRARQWIRNHWKEEEWQ; encoded by the coding sequence ATGATAGAGGACACACCACTCCGGTTGGAGGGTGTGTCCTTTTTAAATATTTTTAAAAAAATATGCAGGGGGAGAAAATTCTCTGACGTCTATAGTATTGGGAAGGGGGAGAGCGTCATTGATATAGAGAGAATCATTGAGCGAATCCGGTCTGGTGATCGGCAGGCGTTCCGTGAGATCGTAGAACTGTACAGCAAGCATGTGTTTCATATCGCCTATTCGGTATTGCATGACAGTAAGGAAGCGGAAGATGCCGCACAGGAAGCGTTCGTTCAGGTGTATAAGTCTCTCCCCCAGTACCGGAACGAAGGTTTCAAAACGTGGCTGAGCCGAATTGCGCTCCACAAAGCGCTGGATATCAAGCGCAAACAGGACAGGCGGCCCACAGAGCTCGTAGACGTTGCACAAACGCTCGTACAGTTCCCTTCCCGGGATGAGGATATGCTGTCGCGCCTGATCCGCGAGGAACGCAATGTAGAACTATCGGAAAAAATCGCCCAGTTGCCCCAGCAGCATCGGGATATTATTCGAGCCTATTATATGCAGGGCAAAACTTATGACCAAATTGCGGATGAGACGCAGGTAGCTTTAAAAACGGTAGAGTCCAGGCTTTACCGGGCACGGCAATGGATTCGAAATCACTGGAAGGAGGAGGAATGGCAATGA
- a CDS encoding multi-tm2 domain protein, with amino-acid sequence MPYTERSKLLAFLLNIIPGVGHYYWKRKANAFVYTILFFGCLAGGFFLAVVARDEGPFLASIFVATLVWGLSMLHIMISLLRNDARTVVAPYPPHPSHTGPNPYGFYAQHVSYEGEGLAGEASEGATDTNTDVPGAGVGYGPGYNPYEQGYYGAPGSPAYPKGSDNERFFTILLSFIPGLGHLHLGLMQRGLSFLMSFFGFGVILIFITSVTNESGFMAFAGVLPIIWLYCMFDAVQLVHRKQAGEILQDRTLFEELEHGRVEGRRSKMLASILSVFPGAGHMYIGLQKRGLQLMLLFLGGIYVLDVLHLSLFLFLIPVIWFYSFFDALQQVSRYGREPLIDKPVIGMFAQYHRWVGLGLLALGAYYILINILVPVLDRLFPEGQIYNIVDTYLRTIIVSFLLIGGGIWMMIGNSKTKRAKEKR; translated from the coding sequence GTGCCTTATACAGAACGAAGCAAACTGCTGGCATTTCTGCTGAATATCATCCCTGGTGTAGGACACTATTACTGGAAGCGCAAAGCCAATGCGTTTGTATATACCATTTTGTTTTTTGGATGTCTGGCGGGAGGTTTTTTTCTTGCGGTGGTAGCGAGGGACGAAGGGCCTTTTTTGGCTAGTATTTTTGTGGCCACTCTTGTGTGGGGATTGAGTATGCTGCATATCATGATCAGCTTATTGCGTAATGATGCTCGTACAGTTGTTGCTCCATATCCTCCGCATCCTTCTCATACAGGTCCGAACCCGTATGGCTTTTACGCTCAGCATGTATCTTATGAAGGTGAAGGCTTGGCGGGAGAAGCATCGGAAGGTGCAACAGATACAAATACGGATGTACCGGGAGCAGGAGTAGGCTATGGTCCAGGTTATAATCCTTATGAGCAAGGATACTACGGGGCGCCAGGTTCGCCCGCTTACCCAAAAGGGTCGGATAATGAACGTTTTTTCACCATATTGCTATCGTTCATCCCGGGATTGGGGCACCTTCATCTGGGGCTAATGCAGCGTGGCTTGTCTTTTCTGATGTCCTTCTTTGGCTTTGGAGTGATTCTCATCTTTATTACCAGTGTTACAAACGAATCTGGATTTATGGCGTTTGCAGGCGTGTTGCCGATTATTTGGCTGTATTGCATGTTTGATGCGGTGCAGCTTGTACATCGCAAGCAAGCAGGAGAAATTCTTCAGGACCGGACTTTGTTTGAGGAACTGGAGCATGGAAGAGTTGAGGGGCGGCGCAGTAAAATGCTGGCTTCCATTTTATCCGTATTTCCCGGTGCCGGTCATATGTATATCGGTCTGCAAAAACGGGGGCTTCAGCTCATGCTGCTGTTTTTAGGAGGAATCTATGTGCTGGATGTGCTGCATCTTTCGCTCTTTTTGTTCCTGATTCCGGTCATCTGGTTTTACAGCTTTTTTGATGCGTTGCAGCAAGTAAGCCGTTATGGTCGGGAACCACTGATTGACAAGCCTGTCATCGGCATGTTTGCACAATATCATCGGTGGGTAGGCTTGGGATTGCTGGCGCTGGGTGCTTATTACATCCTGATTAACATCCTGGTTCCTGTGCTGGATCGCCTGTTTCCAGAAGGGCAGATTTACAATATCGTCGACACATATTTACGAACAATTATTGTATCCTTCTTGTTGATCGGCGGTGGTATTTGGATGATGATCGGTAATTCCAAAACGAAACGGGCAAAGGAGAAGCGATAG
- a CDS encoding flavin reductase family protein — MISLNPDTLTARENYKLLSGSIIPRPVAFVTTLSSEGVLNGAPFSYFSIVASEPPLLSVSVQRVDGVSKDTARNAMEQKAFVVHITDEDNVGAVNVTASRLSPDESEIMLAGLTPIQSTKIAVPGVSEAKIRMECVLERAIPLGGTENAPACDLLIGRVVQYHLSEEAYQNTYVIAKNLRPVSRLAGNDYAKLGEQFKLERPQ, encoded by the coding sequence ATGATATCGTTAAATCCTGATACGCTTACAGCGCGTGAAAATTATAAACTGTTAAGCGGAAGCATTATCCCAAGGCCGGTAGCCTTTGTAACGACGTTGAGCAGCGAAGGAGTGCTGAATGGAGCCCCGTTCAGTTATTTTTCCATCGTAGCCTCCGAGCCGCCGCTTCTGTCCGTATCCGTACAACGTGTGGACGGAGTGTCCAAAGATACAGCGCGCAATGCGATGGAGCAAAAAGCTTTTGTCGTACATATCACAGATGAGGACAATGTAGGCGCAGTGAATGTGACGGCTTCTCGTCTGTCGCCGGATGAGAGTGAAATTATGTTAGCAGGACTAACGCCGATCCAAAGTACAAAAATTGCGGTTCCGGGTGTGAGCGAAGCGAAAATACGGATGGAATGTGTCCTGGAGCGGGCAATACCGCTGGGAGGTACGGAGAACGCACCGGCCTGTGATCTGCTGATCGGGCGCGTGGTGCAGTATCACTTATCCGAGGAAGCGTATCAAAACACCTATGTCATTGCCAAAAATTTGCGTCCGGTGAGCCGATTGGCCGGAAACGACTATGCGAAGCTGGGTGAGCAATTCAAGCTGGAGCGTCCCCAATAG